A window of Roseateles sp. XES5 genomic DNA:
ATTCCGGGGGGCTGCCCGTGATGGAGCGTGTCGACATTCTGTCTACGCCCTGTCCCAAGTTTCTCTTCAGGTCTGCTATCCGGTCGGCTGCGCGCTCGATCATATTGCGAAGCTCGGGATTCTTTTCGGCTTCGGCCAGCAGGATACCTGTCACCTTGACATCAATTTCCGGATCGATGGACTTGGAATTGCCAAACACGAGAAGATCGTTTCCTGCCAGCACGGCACCGATCACGGTGTCTTTAAGGGAAAAATGGTCTGCCACGGCTGCCATTTGAAGGTCGTCGGTGATGACGGGGCCGTTGTAGCGCATTTTCTTGCGGAGCAGATTGGTTACCACGTCTCGGTCAAGCGTGGCCGGCCGCTTGCCGTTGGGCTGCAGTTTGGCGTCATAGGTGTGGCCGATCATGATCACGTCGGCATAGTCGTCCTGGATGAGGTTTTTGAATACCGCCAGTTCTTCGGGTTTCGAGGTGTCGGAGACATCAGAAAAACCTTCATGGCTGTCTGTCCGCGCGGAGCCGTGCCCCGGGAAATGTTTGAGAGATGTGAGGACGCCGAATCTTCGATGTGCATCGACAAACGCCGCAGCATAGTGAATGACGGTTTCCGGCTTGCCCGAAAAACTCCGCCCCAATTTGCCGATGATGGGGTTGGCGGGATTGACATTCAGATCTGCGACAGGACCGAGATTGAGGTTGAAACCCCAGGAATGCAGGCTTCGGGCGAGCACCGAATACGCTTGATAGGCCTTTTGCAAAGTAAGTCTATTGGCGATCGTTTTGGCAGAGGGAACGCGAGGGAAAGCCATGCCGTCCGGTATGCGCTGGATCGCGCCACCCTCCTGATCGACAGCGATGATCAGCGGGCTTGGAGCGGCTTTCTGAAGGGCGTCGTTCATTGCTATGACTGACGCCTTCGAGGCGATGTTTCGCTGAAGATAGAGGACACCCGAAACCTGGCCGTGACGAACTTTGTCTTCAAGTTTGCGGAAGGCGGGATTTTTTGTCGAGCTTCCTTCGAAACCCACGATGATCATTTGACCGATTGCCGCACGCAAGCCGTCAGCAGCATCTATTGCGGTGCCGCTTGTTACTGCCTTGCCGCCTGCGGCGGCAGGTCCAGAGAGCAAAAGTGCAACGACTCCTGCGATACCAGCAAGCGTGCGCAATGTACAATCTCCAGTTTGGTCAACTGCGCCAATCTAGACGACAAGGATTAACCGGGGATTAACCATATCTAATCCTTGGCACTCACGGGTATGACTGCGACAGGAGCGACCGTGAGATCGATGCGGCGCGCCGATACAACGCCCTTCTTGGCAAAAGCAGTGCTAACGTTCCCTCCCTTAAGCCAGCACTTGTCGCGCTTCAGCTTTCCGACAAATGAAACACCCTGGCATTCATTGGTGCTACGGCAGGTCGCGAAGCACGATGAATAGTCAATGTCGCGTGTTGAGCCAATGTCATAGGCCTGAATATCTGCTGAGACCATGAACTCCCATTCGGCTCGGACAACGCGCTGTTCGTTTCTGGTGCCCTTGTAAAAGACGCCACCGATAGCCTCCGTGGCCCTTTGCGCGACCTCATAGCCGCTTTTCAGAAAGCACATGCCCGCCCGCGTGTTGTAGGTGAACATCTTGCAGGCAGCATCGTTTCCGCAGAATTGAGCGCATTGCTCCGGTGTCTCTGCCTTCAGGCCAGTAGGAACCAGATCCCCACCGTAGAAATCGATGTTGGGATACAAGGCAAGAAACCAGCTCTGCGGTTCACCGACCGGAATGTTGATTTGTGTCGGCGAGTTTTCCGTGCCGGTTGAGGCAAGCGTGTCGCCCGGTTGCGATGGAGTCTGCTTGTCGATTTCAGCGATGCGGTTCTGGGCGAGTGTCGCGTAGAATGTCGTCGGGAAGAGCCGTATGATCGTTTCAAAATCACTGCGAAGCTTGCTGTCCTTTACGGCATCCCAAGCTTCTTTGGCCGCGTTGTTCAGGGGGGCGGCCATGGTGGTGTTGTCGGAGCTTGTCTTTGCTGCAGGTATGGCCGAAACATCTTTCGCATTGAGACTGATCGTCTCTGCAGGCAGTGAACCGTAGTCGAAAGGTTCCTGCTCTCTGTTCGTCGCCTTCAGTACGTCGTCGCGCACCATGCGTAACATGCGATCCACGTCGAGGTCCGGTTGGCGTACATACTTGAGAAGAGCGGCCGTGTAAGGACTGTTACGCCCGTCGCCATCACTCGCTGTCGTGCCGCCCTTCGCCGAATAGGCAATAACGGTACCGTCAATTGGTTCGACTTTTGCAAGTCCTCGTCCGATTACGGAGCGCGACTTTCCGCCCCGCGCCTGAATGCGATCTGCGAAAGGATTGTTACGGCAGGCATCGAGGAACACCATTCGAAGTTTCGAGGCGCCACTTACGGCTTCTTCGAGACGTTCCAGTTCCAAGGTCTTGTATCGAATCTGGCTTTCCTTCTCCAACGCGGCATCGACGGGCAACAGGTAGTTCCGATTTTCGAATTCGATGCCGTGGCCGGCGTAGAAGATGACGGCAACTTCAGAGCCCTCGGCTTTCTGCTGGAATTCGCCTAACGCATCGTCAAATGTCTCGATGTCGGCATTGAGCTTAACGGTGACATCGAAGCCGATTTCACTGAGGGCGGCCGCCATGTCCACGGCGTCATTTTCTGGATTCTTGAGCGCTGCGACTTCGGCGTATTTTGCATTACCGATGACGAGGGCAACCTTGCCCGTGGACGCAGCATATGCGAACGGAATCCTTCCAACTAGGCAAAGCAGGACAACGATACCCCATCCAAAGGCTTTGCCGAGTGTCACAGGCAGGCTCCCAACACAGATACATCACTGGATACCGACCCCTTGGTTGTGGCCGTGTGATGCATCTAAACTCAGAGGCCTCTCAAGTTGCAAGAGAATATACGTATTGGGTTGGTTGCCGCAGCCTGACGAAGCCGTCGACCTGCGAGGGTAGCTGTGTTGGTTCGACTTCGTTTTCGGCCAACCTTCCTTTCGCCAGCCTCAAACAGGCCCGGCCTCGCCGGCATATTTCTATAGCCGTTCAAGGAAGCTCCGGATGAGGGGAACGACCTCATCGAGGTTTGTTTCCAGCAGCCAATGTCCTCCGTCGAGGAGATGGAGTTCCGCGTCGGGCAGGTCGCGGAGATAGGCGCGCGCGGAGGTCTCCGGCATGTAGTGATCCTGCGGTCCCCAGAGTATCAGCGTCCGCGGCTGATGTGTTCGCAGGTAGCTGCGATGGGCCGGAAACCAGCGCCTGTTGACTTTCAGGTCGGACAGGAGCCGCGCGGCGGCATCCTTCCGGCGTTCCGTCATCAAGCTCCAATGCAAGTGCCAAAGGTCCGGCGGGATGAGCGCGGAGAGTTCAGGGCGAACGTCGTTCAGGAACTCCTCGCGGAAGTTTTCTTCCGTGACCGCCTTGCGCATTTCGGCGCGCAGCCGATCTTCCGGCAGGGTCCAGAATTTTTCGATATCGGCGTATTTCGGCCCCAACGCGTCTTCGTAGGGAATGTCGCCGTTCTGGATGATCTGTCCGACGATGCGCTCCGGCCGCCTGATGGCAAGCCTTGCCCCGATGGGCGAGCCGAAGTCATGCAGATAGAGAACGAAACGCTCAAGAGCGAGGGTTTCGACAAAGGCATCCAGCCATGCGGCATAGCCATCGAACGTAAAGGAGAAGTTTTCGGGCGTATCGCTATAGCCAAAGCCCGGAAGATCCGGCTCGACCAGCCGCCATCTGTCCGCCAATCGGGGCAGGAGATTGCGAAATTCGAAGGACGAGCACGGATAGCCGTGCGGCAAGAGGACGACCGGTGCGCCCGGCGGTCCGGCCTCCCGATAAAAGGTATCGACGCCGGCGATCTTGACCCTGTGGTGTCGGGTACGTGCATCCATGGCACTCTCCTCCAACCGTAGGAGCGCGAAGCGGCGAGAATGGTTCCCTTGCGGCACCCGTCACCATTCCCGCAAGATGCCGCTGAGAGGCTGGCTTGGGGAACCAGGACGGCAAACCCAAACGCCGACTTGATTGCTCACACCCATCCATGAAAGGTTTCAGCGCCGGTTCGTCATTGTCAGGCAATCTTATTTTTGGAGACCCTATGTTCAAATTTCTTCTTGTCGCTGCCTCGCTCAATCTTGCTGTGGTGCCCGCCCATGCGCTGGATCCCGCCGGGGTCGAGGGGTTTTGGTCCGGCCAGGGAGAGGGCGATCTGACCGTGGATCTCAAGCACCTCCAGGACGACGTCTACAAGATCTCGATCGGAACGACCGTCGCCATGGACGGCGATCTTCCCGGATGCGGCGGTGGTATCGATGGCGAGGTGAAGCTCGACAGGGCGGGCGGTAACTTCTTCGTCGAAAATGAATCCTACGACCCGAATTCGACGGCTCCCGGTCTTGCGGAACGGTACTGCGAAATCGGCTTGACGTTCAAAGAAGGTCGAAAGCTGGTGCTGGAAGAGCGCAGCGGCTGCATCGGTTATCACGGCGCGGCATGCGGTTTCAGTGGAGAGCTTCTTCACGACGACGCCGGCTTATGACGCCGCAGCGGCGTCGGCCGGCCGACGCCGTGTTAGGGGCGGCGGTCATCGCTGGCGGTGCTAGAGCATGTCAGGTTCAGATTGAACCATACAGGCTCTGAATTCTTTTGTTTTCGTTTGTCCTTTTGGGAAAACCGGTTCCCACTTTTCCCTGACAAACTCTAAACGAGAAACGTCCTGAACGGCATGCTCCTAGGGGGCTCTATGTCCAGGCGTGACAACACGGTCGGAGCCAGTTGCAGCTGGTCGAGAAGGGTGTCCGGCGCGGGGCCTTCGCCGCCACCGAACCAATAGAAGGCGAAATCCTGCATCTCTTCGTCGTGGCCGCCATGGTGGCCCCGGTTGGTCTGGCCGTGATCGGCCGTCACGATGACTTCGTAGCCATTCCTGCGCCAGCGCGGCAGGAAGGCGGCGAGCTGGGCGTCGATGGTAAAGCAGGCATGATCCATCTGCGAACAATCATGGCCGTAGCGATGCCCCATGCTGTCGAGCGTACAGGTGTGCAGGATGCCGTAGTCGATACCGTGGCGTTCGGTGAGCATGGTCAGCGTCGCGAAAAGGTCGAGATCGCTGGGTGTCATCTGGTTTTGGTGATTGTAGCCCGCCATGGTGTGGAAACGTCCATGGTGGATAGGGCCGTCCGCGTCGTCGTATTCGATGTCCCGCACCATGTCGAAGGGCGCGCGCTGAAAGAAGGTCGACCAGAAGGAATGGGCAACGGCGCCGGTCTTGCCGCCGGCTTTGGCCACCTCGGAGAAGACGTCAGGCTGCTCGACGCGGAAAAGCGTCTCGTTGGAAAGAACGCCATGTACTTGCGGTGGCACGCCGGTGTGGATGGATGCGTAGCAGGATGCGGAGGTCGAGGGCAGGACCGAGCGCATCCTCCAGACGCGTGCTTCGCCGGCTGCGACCCAGCCTTCCAGATTGCCCATCAGCCGGCGCGCGTTGCGCCAGGGCTGGCCGTCGAGGATGATCAGGAGGAGCTTGTTGCGAAGCGGCATGTGCATGTCCTTGCAGGGCATCACGCACCGCCGAAGGGCGGTGCGCTCGATTCGGAGCTATCGTCAGGCGCTGAGCCAGCATCGCAGCGGCGCGTCGCCGTTCATGAGTTCACCCGCGGGATTGTCCACCCAGCCCTGGACGCTCTCACTGACGCCGTCGATGAAGTCGTTGAACATCGGCGCGATCAACCCGCCTTCGTCGCGCATGATTTCCGACATGTCGCGATACATCGCCCGCCGTTTCGTCTCGTCGAGTTCCGCGCGTGCGGTCGTCACGAGTTTGTCGAAGGACTCGTTCCTGAAGCGGGTGTCGTTCCAGTCCGCCGATGAGATGTAGCCGGTGGAATACATCTGGTCCTGTGTAGGCCGCCCGCCCCAATAGGAGGTCGAAAAGGGCTGCACATTCCAGACGTTCGACCAGTAGCCGTCGCCGGGTTCACGTTTGACGTCGATCTCGATGCCGGCCTTCTTGGCGCTTTCCTGATAGAGAACCGCGGCATCGACCGCACCGGGAAACGCGACTTCCGATGTGCGCAGCACAACGGCGCCACCATGTCCGGACTTCTTGAAGTGGAAGGCGGCTTTCTCGGGATCGTAAGCCCGCTGCTCGATCGCTTCATAGAGCGGATAGGCCTTGTTGATGGGGGTATCGTTGCCGACCGAGCCGTAGCCTTGCAGAATGCGTTCGATCATCGTCTCGCGATCCATCGCGTATTTGAGGGCGAGGCGCAGGTCCTTGTTGTCGAAGGGGGCCGTGTCGCAGAACATGTTGAACGGATAGAAGCCGCGACCGGATACGTTGCGGATCGTGACCCGCGGCATGTTCTTCAGGAGCGCGACGGTTTTCGGTTCGATCCGGTTGATCATGTGCACCTGGCCGCTCTGCATGGCGGCGATGCGCGCTGTCGCGTCGTTGATGACGACGATCTCGATCTGCTCGGCAAACCCGACGCTGTCGCTGGCCCAATAGTTTTCAAAGCGGGTCGCGTTGTAGCGGACGCCTGCCTCGCTGCCGGCGAGCTTGTAAGGGCCGGTGCCGATCGCAGCTTCGGGATTGTCCTTCCCGCCATTCGGCTGGATCACCAGATGATAGTCGATCATCAGGAAGGGCATGTCGGCATTGGCTTCCTTCAGGGTGAAGACGACGGCGTCACCATCCGCCTTGACCGTTTCGATGCCCTTGAGGATGCCGAGCGCGCCGGATTTTGCGCTTTCGTCCGAGTGACGCTCGATCGTCGCGACGACGTCGTCCGGTTTCAGCGTCCTGCCGTCGTGGAACTGCACGCCCTTGCGGATCCTGAAGGTCCAGGTCTTGGCATCTGGCGAAGCGCTCCATTCTTCTGCAAGAACCGGAACCGGCGAACCATCCGGCGCGAGCCAGACAAGGGTTTCGCCCCACAGGTGATTGACCATTGCCGTGACCTGATTGGTGGCAAGGCCGGGGTCGAGACTATCGGTCGATGCACCGCCCTGCATGCCGATCCTGATCGTTCCGCCGCGCACCGGCCCTTCGGCCCGCGCCGCGGTGGACAGCAGGGAGCCCGCGGCGGCAAGGCCCACACCGAATACGGCGCTGCGGCAGAGAAAGTCGCGACGCGACATCCGGCCTTTTGCAACGAGGCCGGAGAGATAGTTTAGCTCATCCATCGATAGTCCCCCGAGTGGCTGAAATGGCCTGGTCAGCGGCTCGTCCGCAGACCGTGATGCCTGATCCGGGGTGGATATTATTCGGCAAGAATACCGTATACATGTCCAGAAATCGGAAAAATGACCAGTCCACTTGGTGGCTGGCACAGGCGTAGGGAGAGGTATCATCGCCCGCACGATCGACGGTTCCAGCCTGGATGGATTGATACTCGATGGCGAAAGCGATCGCCCGCTCTACCTTCAGCTCTATGACGGTCTGCGGGGAATGATCCTGTCGGGCGCGATTTCCGGCGGGACGCGCATCCCTTCGACGCGTGTTCTCTCGGAAAGCCTCGGGGTATCCCGCTTCACGGTGGTGACGGCGATCGACCAGCTCGTGGCCGAGGGATATCTCAGTTCCATGCGGGGCAGCGGCACCTATGTGGAAACCGTTCCACGCCGTCAAAGCCGGCCGTCCGACGCTTCTGCCGAGGGCAAGGATTTTCCACCGGATCGGTTCGCAGACAAGTTGTCGCGGCGGGGGCAGGCGTTGACATGGCGGACGTCGCTGACGCTGAACGACGGTTCGCAGCACCTGCATATGGCAACGCCCGACCATCGGCTGTTTCCCGTGGATATCTGGTCACGGTTGACGAAGGAGGTCTATGCGGCGGGCGACTTCCGCATCGTCAATTACCGCGAGATTTTACGTCCCTCCCTGCTCGAAGAGCAGATCGCCCGTCATATCGCCGTCAGCCGCGGCATCCGGTGCGAGCCGGAGGAAGTGGTGACGACGCTTGGCGCGCATCATGCCGTCACGCTTCTCGCCGAATTGCTGCTCGATCCGGGCGACACCGTCGCGTTCGAGGAGCCTGGCATGGCGGCGATCCGATCAATTTTCCAGTCCTCCGGCTGCAAGATCGAACCGATGCATGTCGATGCATCAGGGCCGGACCCGCACACGGTCGCCAACCGTGACGTCAAGCTCGCCTTTGTCACGGCCGCGAAGCAGCAGCCCATGACCATCGCGATGCCCATGAAGCGCAAGCTCGAAATGCTGCATTGGGCGGCAGATCGCGGCACACTGATTATCGAGGACGACCTCGGCAGCGAGTTCCGTTATCGGGGCGGTCCCATTCCGCCGTTGAAGGCGCTCGACCAGGCTGATCAGGTCATCTATGTCGGCGCTTTCAGCATGACCTTGCTGCAATCGTTGCGCGTCGGCTACATGATCATGCCGAGGGCGCTTGCGGAGCAATGTCGTCGGTTGATCCAGGTTCGCTACAGGGCGCTGCCGCAGTTTACCGAGCAGATCGTCGGTCGGCTTATCGAAGACGGCCACTATGTTCGCCATCTGCACAGAATGCGCCGGATCTATGCCAAGCGACAGAACCGGCTTCTGCAAATTCTGCGATCCGATTTCGCCGATATTTTCGAGCCGCCCGAGTTCGCTTCGGGCTTCTACAATCTTTGTTATTACAGGGATCAGCCGGTCGATGAGGATGCGATCCTGATCCGTTGCCGGCAAAACAATCTCGGCGTCGAGCAATTGTCCTATTACTTTGCAAACCGGACCTCGCCCAGGAAGGCGCTTCTTGTCGGTTTTGCCGCATCCAATGAAGACGAGATCGAATTCGCAACGAAATTGTTGAGGCGCTGCCTGGTCGCGACATAACCCTTCGCAGAGGTCCCGCATCGCGCCCTTCAATCGGGTGGGTTCTAGGAAGTCCTTCTTCGCTGCAGCTGCAGCAGTCAACGTAACTGCCGCGTTGTGCACTCTGGTTCGTTTCTGAGCGATGGGCTGCGATATGACCAAAGCGCCAGGCGGGGTCCTGCGTCAGCCTGTCTGCTACATCCGTCGGCGCGCTACGAGACATCGGGCCACTTTCAATGCAACAAGAATTTCCGCTGCGGGCATCGTTGGATCGGCGGCCGCGCTCTTCCTGCACCGGGCGGCGATCGAGTTCGGGACCTTCAAACGCGCCGACGCCATGCGCGAACTGGCCGTCGGTATCAACATGCTGCCGTGTGCCGTTGGTCTCGCTCTCATCGCGATGCGACAGAGCGAGACCAACGATTCTTCAGCACGCCATCTGAAGCGCTTCTATCCCGTGTCGCTGCATCGCGGCGCCGATCCGGCCGAAGTCGGGTTCGCCCTGCGGCACCACTGTCCCGATTTCGCGGAAGAAGGCCGTCATCGATGGTTCGACAAGCACGAGCATGCGCGCGGACGTGCCACTTTCATTCATGTAGTTGTGGGGCATATCGCCGTCGATGCTGATGGATGTGCCGGCTTTCGCCGTGACCGTCACCGGAGGCTTTCCCGCCGCGAAATGCCGGATGGTGACCTCACCGTCGATCACATAGAACAGTTCGGGCGAGGCGTGTCTGTGCGGAGGCGTGCCGGAGCCCGGCGGGATCTCTACTTCCACGAGTTCGACATTTGCGCCCGCAAACCCGCCCAGGAACCGGATATGATCCGCGACGACCCACCGGGCTTCGCCGTCCTGCGGCGTCGTGACTTTCATGCTCATTGCCAAATCTCCTTGGCTTTCGATGTTACGTCCGCGGCGACGAGCCCGAGGCGACCGCGGACAGGATCGTTTCGAGCGCCCAAGAGGCAGCTTCTCCGGCTTGGGCACCGGTGAGGCCGCCATAATCCTTGAGGACCTCCCAGGCGGAGGCCGAGTAGAGCAGGTGCGCCAGCGCCTCGACCCTTCTGGCCTCGGCCGGCGAAAGGTGGGCCAGTCGTGGGGCGAGCGCTGCGGCGAAGATCAGGCGACGACCGGCGATCATCGCAGCGCGCATGTCCCGTCCGGTGCGGGAATGAAGGGAAGCGCGGATGGCGGCCTCATGGGCGTCGAAACGTGGGAAGGCCTCCGTCGGCCCTTCCACGATGGCGTCGACATCCTTAGGCGCGATGGAGGCGCCCATCATGTCGTTCAGCCATGGCCAGAAGGCTGCGAGAAGATCGTCCTTTGTCGGGAAGTGCCGAAACACCGTTCGCCGCTGCACGCCCGCTTCGGTGGCGATCGTCTCCATGCTGATCTCATCCGGCATGCCGGAGGCACTCATCAGCCGGTAAAGCGCCTTCAGGATCGCTTCGCGCGTTTCGCGTGCTTTTTCCTGTCGGAGTGGGCTGTTGTAGCTGCGGGCTTCCATCGGCATGGCCTTTCGTAAATCGTGACACTATGTGTGCCATTAATTTCGCGATCCGTCAATTGGTGTCACTTCTGGTGCACCTAAATTGTTCGTGACGGTGACAGCGTTTTCGGGCATAGTTGAACAGTCCAGCAGCAGGATCGACAGGCCTTCCGGCGAGGGAGCGGACCCAAGACGATGAGCCCGAGCAGCTGGACCGGGAGGCGACGTCCGATGACAGGATGCAGCGCGGCTGACCGGAACGCCGGCGGGAGGAGGGGCCTTATGCTTCGCCTGCTGTCCCGCTCTTTTCGCGAGCGGGTGATCTCATGACAGAGAACGAACCCGTCGCCGGGCGCGGCCGCAGCCTCGCTCTTCTTGTCCTCGCCGAGATCGGGGCAATGTCGCTCTGGTTCGTTTCCTCCGCAATTCTGCCGGAACTGTCTCGGGAAGCGCAGCTTGGCGCCTCGCGGGCAGGATTGCTGTCCGCTGCCGTCCAGTTTGGCTTCGTGATCGGCGCCCTTGCCCTGGCGGTTCACGGAACGTCGGATCGCTACGATCCGCGCCGCGTCTTCGCGGTGAGCGCGCTCGTGGCGGCGGGGGCGAATGCGCTTCTCGTCGTCACACCGGTTGGTGGCAACCTGCAGGTCCTGTTGCGGGCGATCACCGGCATGGCGCTGGCCGGAGTCTACCCTGTCGGCATGAAAATCGCCGTCGGTTGGACGACACGGCGGCGCGGATTGGTGGTGGGAATGCTGGTCGGCGCGTTGACGCTCGGCTCGGCGACACCCCACGGGCTTGCGCTGGCCGGAGGGGCGGCCTGGCGCGATACGGTGATGCTGGCAAGCCTGTTGGCCGCCACGGCCGCCATGCTGATCCTGGCGACGCGCCTCGGACCGCATCACGCCACCGCGTCACGGTTCGACCCCTCCGCGCTTCGGCTGGCCTGGCGGCTGCGCCCCGTACGTCTCGCCTATTGCGGATATCTTTGCCACATGTGGGAGCTCTATGCCTTCTGGGCCTGGATCGGCACGGCCCTGACGGCGTCCCTGACGCTGGCGGGGGCGGACGAGGCGGCCTGGACGGCGCGGCTGGCGACATTCTTCGCGATAGGACTGGGGGGCCTGTTCTGCGTTCCCGCCGGCGCGTTTGCCGACCGCGTCGGGAAGGCGCGTGTTGCCGGCGGCGTGATGGGGCTCAGCGGCTGTCTGGCAATTGCCACCGCCTTGAGCTTCGGCGGCTCGCCGGCGTTGACGGTGCCGCTTGCCGTGCTCTGGGGAATTTGCGTCATTCCCGACAGCGCCCTGTTTTCCGCGCTGGTCGCCGACGGTGCGCCACCGGATCGGGCGGGAAGCCTGATGACGTTTCAGACCGCCCTCGGCTTCCTGCTGACGGCAATGACCATTCAGGCCGCGCCTCTCCTGGCAAGCGCGTTCGGCTGGCGTCCGACGCTGGCCGTCTTCGGGATCGGGCCCTTGCTGGGTGTCGAGGCGATGCGGCGGCTTGCCCGATTGCAAGGCGGGGGGCGCAAGGCCGCCGTGCACGCGTGAGTGCGGATCTGAGCCGGCTGCCTTCGCCACGTTTCTTCCGTCCGTTGCCGAGCGCGCAAAATTGATCCAACATTGCTGCCGTTCACCATCGCCGGTGAAGGCTTGACGAGGTCGTCGATGGAACATGGCGCGTGACGGGCAACGACATCTCCACTCTCCTCGGCCGGATCGCCCTGCGGGACCGCAGGGCCTTCGCGGCGCTCTACGACAGGAGCGCACCGAAACTCTTCGGCATTTGTCTTCGTATCCTCAAGGACAGGAGCGAAGCGGAAGAAGCGTTGCAGGAGGTCTATGTGAAGATCTGGCAACGCGCGGATCGGTACGTTTCAGGCGATACCGATCCGATGTCGTGGCTGGCGGCCATTGCGAGAAACCAGGCGATCGACCGTATTCGCGCCCGGCGGCCGACGGCCGTCGACATCGATGAGGCCTACGATCTCGCCGATGCGCGTGCGACCCCTGAGGAGAATGCCGTGCTTTCCTCGGAGGGGAGGCGGATCGAGAACTGCATGAACGAACTTGAGCCTGACCGGGCATCGGCCGTGCGCCGTGCCTATGTGGAGGGCGTAACCTACGAAGAACTCGCAGAGATGTTTGGCGTGCCCCTGAACACGATGAGAACCTGGCTTCGGCGAAGCCTGTTGAAGCTGAGAGAGTGCATGAACCGATGACGGCACCTGAAGACGGCAAGGAAAGCGAACGACGCGACGAGGCAATCGCCGGCGAATATGTGCTGGGACTGCTCTCGCAGAGCGACCGTCGCAAGGTGGAGGCGCGCATCGGGACGGACACGCGCTTTGCAGCTCTGGTCGCGCAATGGGAAGCGAACCTCTCGCCCCTCAACGACGATTATGAACAGGTTCCGCCGCCCGCCGGCACATTTGCCGCTGTCGAGAGCCGCCTCTTCGGCGCCGCATCCGCCCCGAGCCGGTCGGCCTCGTTTGGCGGGATCTGGAACTCCGCCTCTTTCTGGCGGTGGGCGGCGCTGGCCTGCCTGATCGTCGCGGTCGGCGCGGTCCTGTCGACCAGCCTGCCGCAGGAAGCCCCGCAATCCGGGTTGGTCGCCGAACTCTCCGGCGAGGGTGCTGGCGTCGACCTGCTTGCGCGCTATGACGGAGACAGCGGCCGGCTGCGTTTTACACCGGTCGCAGCCCGCAAACCCGAGCAGAAATCGCTCGAACTCTGGCTTGTCGAGGGGGATGCTCCTCCCGTCTCTCTCGGCGTCCTTCCGCAGACAGGGGAGGGCGACGTTGTCGTGCCGCCTGAAATGCGGGAACGCCTTGTCGCTGGCGCGGTCCTCGCCGTGAGCGTGGAGCCGTTCGGGGGCTCTCCGACGGGGACGGCAACGGGACCGGTCATCGCCTCCGGTTCAGTGCGGCTACCCTAACCTCAGATAAGAGGGTTGAAAAATATCTTCAATATAGGGCGCTTAGCGAAAATCTGCGTCGGCCTGAAACTCTTTTTCTCAAGCTCCCGTTACTCATCAGGATCGCCCGATCGGGCATCACCCTGGGAGGGCCCGCATGGCGTGGGCCGAGAAAAGGAAGGACGATCCATGACCCGTTTTGCTATCCGCTCCATCGTGCTCAGCGCCGCTCTTGGCCTCAGCGCGCTTGCCGCGCAGGCGGAAAACCCGATGGTCGGCGGTGCGCCGATGTTCGCGGACAAGAACATCGTCGAGAACGCCGTCAATTCCAAGGATCACACGACACTGGTCGCCGCGGTCAAGGCGGCAGGCCTCGTGGACACCCTCGCGGGGGCTGGCCCGTTCACGGTCTTCGCGCCGACGAACGAAGCGTTCGAGGCATTGCCGGCGGGCACCGTCGACACCCTGCTCAAGCCGGAAAACAAG
This region includes:
- a CDS encoding PLP-dependent aminotransferase family protein; this translates as MAGTGVGRGIIARTIDGSSLDGLILDGESDRPLYLQLYDGLRGMILSGAISGGTRIPSTRVLSESLGVSRFTVVTAIDQLVAEGYLSSMRGSGTYVETVPRRQSRPSDASAEGKDFPPDRFADKLSRRGQALTWRTSLTLNDGSQHLHMATPDHRLFPVDIWSRLTKEVYAAGDFRIVNYREILRPSLLEEQIARHIAVSRGIRCEPEEVVTTLGAHHAVTLLAELLLDPGDTVAFEEPGMAAIRSIFQSSGCKIEPMHVDASGPDPHTVANRDVKLAFVTAAKQQPMTIAMPMKRKLEMLHWAADRGTLIIEDDLGSEFRYRGGPIPPLKALDQADQVIYVGAFSMTLLQSLRVGYMIMPRALAEQCRRLIQVRYRALPQFTEQIVGRLIEDGHYVRHLHRMRRIYAKRQNRLLQILRSDFADIFEPPEFASGFYNLCYYRDQPVDEDAILIRCRQNNLGVEQLSYYFANRTSPRKALLVGFAASNEDEIEFATKLLRRCLVAT
- a CDS encoding cupin domain-containing protein, yielding MSMKVTTPQDGEARWVVADHIRFLGGFAGANVELVEVEIPPGSGTPPHRHASPELFYVIDGEVTIRHFAAGKPPVTVTAKAGTSISIDGDMPHNYMNESGTSARMLVLVEPSMTAFFREIGTVVPQGEPDFGRIGAAMQRHGIEALQMAC
- a CDS encoding TetR/AcrR family transcriptional regulator — its product is MPMEARSYNSPLRQEKARETREAILKALYRLMSASGMPDEISMETIATEAGVQRRTVFRHFPTKDDLLAAFWPWLNDMMGASIAPKDVDAIVEGPTEAFPRFDAHEAAIRASLHSRTGRDMRAAMIAGRRLIFAAALAPRLAHLSPAEARRVEALAHLLYSASAWEVLKDYGGLTGAQAGEAASWALETILSAVASGSSPRT
- a CDS encoding MFS transporter: MTENEPVAGRGRSLALLVLAEIGAMSLWFVSSAILPELSREAQLGASRAGLLSAAVQFGFVIGALALAVHGTSDRYDPRRVFAVSALVAAGANALLVVTPVGGNLQVLLRAITGMALAGVYPVGMKIAVGWTTRRRGLVVGMLVGALTLGSATPHGLALAGGAAWRDTVMLASLLAATAAMLILATRLGPHHATASRFDPSALRLAWRLRPVRLAYCGYLCHMWELYAFWAWIGTALTASLTLAGADEAAWTARLATFFAIGLGGLFCVPAGAFADRVGKARVAGGVMGLSGCLAIATALSFGGSPALTVPLAVLWGICVIPDSALFSALVADGAPPDRAGSLMTFQTALGFLLTAMTIQAAPLLASAFGWRPTLAVFGIGPLLGVEAMRRLARLQGGGRKAAVHA
- a CDS encoding sigma-70 family RNA polymerase sigma factor; translation: MTGNDISTLLGRIALRDRRAFAALYDRSAPKLFGICLRILKDRSEAEEALQEVYVKIWQRADRYVSGDTDPMSWLAAIARNQAIDRIRARRPTAVDIDEAYDLADARATPEENAVLSSEGRRIENCMNELEPDRASAVRRAYVEGVTYEELAEMFGVPLNTMRTWLRRSLLKLRECMNR
- a CDS encoding anti-sigma factor domain-containing protein, which encodes MTAPEDGKESERRDEAIAGEYVLGLLSQSDRRKVEARIGTDTRFAALVAQWEANLSPLNDDYEQVPPPAGTFAAVESRLFGAASAPSRSASFGGIWNSASFWRWAALACLIVAVGAVLSTSLPQEAPQSGLVAELSGEGAGVDLLARYDGDSGRLRFTPVAARKPEQKSLELWLVEGDAPPVSLGVLPQTGEGDVVVPPEMRERLVAGAVLAVSVEPFGGSPTGTATGPVIASGSVRLP
- a CDS encoding fasciclin domain-containing protein gives rise to the protein MTRFAIRSIVLSAALGLSALAAQAENPMVGGAPMFADKNIVENAVNSKDHTTLVAAVKAAGLVDTLAGAGPFTVFAPTNEAFEALPAGTVDTLLKPENKDKLVKVLTCHVVAASALSEAIGKMIKDDGGSHPVKTVGGCTLTAKMDGDKITLTDETGGTATVTIADVKQSNGVIHVIDKVLLPKA